The following proteins are co-located in the Rippkaea orientalis PCC 8801 genome:
- a CDS encoding MBL fold metallo-hydrolase, with the protein MQLTWLDSNSWLMEIAGKTILLDPWLVGSLMFNNLDWLFKGIKPKSYSIKQPIDLILLSQGLEDHAHPPTLKELDHSIPVVGSPNAAKVVKALGYTQVTSLSHGESYTLDNAISIKAVPGSLVGPQLIENGYIITDLIDQNRLYYEPHGYHSPTLKEESPIDVVITPVVGFNLLYVIPFLQGQKSTLELCKLVKPQFVLPTATAVGDVQYEGILAKLITQEGTVESFRQLLADYHLSTQVLTPKPGEIIELSLAKGVLT; encoded by the coding sequence ATGCAGCTTACTTGGCTTGATAGTAATTCTTGGCTGATGGAAATCGCGGGTAAAACGATTCTGCTTGACCCTTGGTTGGTGGGTTCTTTGATGTTTAATAATCTCGATTGGTTGTTTAAGGGGATCAAACCTAAATCCTATTCAATTAAACAACCGATTGATTTAATTTTATTGTCTCAGGGGTTAGAAGATCATGCCCATCCCCCAACCTTAAAGGAATTAGACCATAGTATTCCAGTAGTGGGTTCTCCTAATGCGGCTAAAGTGGTTAAAGCGTTGGGCTACACTCAGGTAACATCTCTCTCCCACGGGGAAAGCTATACTCTCGATAATGCCATTAGTATTAAAGCAGTTCCAGGTTCTTTGGTGGGTCCCCAATTGATAGAAAATGGCTATATTATTACGGATTTAATTGATCAAAATCGTCTTTATTATGAACCCCATGGTTATCATAGTCCGACCCTTAAAGAGGAAAGTCCGATTGATGTTGTGATTACTCCAGTAGTTGGGTTTAATTTGCTTTATGTGATCCCCTTTCTTCAAGGACAAAAAAGCACGTTGGAACTCTGTAAGTTAGTGAAGCCTCAGTTTGTTTTACCAACAGCAACAGCCGTAGGAGATGTTCAATACGAGGGAATATTGGCTAAGCTAATTACACAGGAAGGAACCGTAGAAAGTTTTCGTCAATTATTAGCGGATTATCATCTTTCTACCCAAGTATTAACCCCTAAACCGGGTGAAATCATTGAGTTAAGTTTAGCGAAGGGAGTTTTAACCTAG